In Amycolatopsis solani, a single window of DNA contains:
- a CDS encoding DM13 domain-containing protein, translating into MTRARRLLTRPWFLGATAVALVVVAAGLYWFQPWQLWVDEAVQEDLPPAAAAAPAPTSASASAPAPQPAELATGTLISHEHETSGTVRIVRAADGSLVLRLENLATSSGPDVHVWLTDAPVKPGQAGWSVFDDGRHLDAGKLKGNRGNQNYALPADVDLTKYTSVSIWCDRFDVSFGAAELTSR; encoded by the coding sequence ATGACCCGCGCACGACGTCTGCTCACCCGCCCCTGGTTCCTCGGCGCCACGGCGGTGGCACTGGTCGTGGTGGCGGCGGGCTTGTACTGGTTCCAGCCGTGGCAGCTCTGGGTCGACGAGGCGGTGCAGGAGGACCTGCCACCCGCCGCCGCCGCGGCGCCGGCTCCGACGTCGGCGTCGGCGTCGGCTCCGGCGCCGCAGCCCGCCGAGCTGGCGACCGGGACGCTGATCAGCCACGAACACGAGACGAGCGGCACCGTCCGCATCGTCCGCGCGGCCGACGGCTCACTCGTCCTGCGCCTGGAGAACCTCGCCACCAGCAGCGGCCCCGACGTCCACGTCTGGCTCACCGACGCACCGGTCAAGCCGGGCCAGGCCGGCTGGTCCGTCTTCGACGACGGCCGCCACCTCGACGCGGGCAAGCTCAAGGGCAACCGCGGGAACCAGAACTACGCGCTGCCCGCGGACGTCGACCTGACGAAGTACACCAGTGTGAGCATCTGGTGCGACCGCTTCGACGTCTCCTTCGGCGCGGCCGAGCTGACGTCCCGCTAG
- the ribB gene encoding 3,4-dihydroxy-2-butanone-4-phosphate synthase: MTSTIPGQVRHDRSSRLDTVQAAIADLRSGRPVIVVDDEDRENEGDLIMAAEHATPYAIAFFMRHTSGLICAPMPPETVGRLRLRPMVEANEDPAGTAYTVSVDAADGIESGISAADRAHTLRVLADPATTPGGLCRPGHVFPLRAREGGLAERRGHTEAAVELMRLCGLTPVAVISEVCNDDGTVSRLPELRAFADRHWLKVVSIEQVAAFVPQVVH, from the coding sequence ATGACCTCCACCATTCCCGGGCAGGTCCGCCACGACCGGTCGTCCCGGCTCGACACGGTGCAGGCCGCGATCGCCGACCTCAGGTCCGGGCGGCCGGTGATCGTGGTCGACGACGAAGACCGCGAAAACGAAGGCGACCTGATCATGGCGGCCGAGCACGCCACGCCGTACGCGATCGCTTTCTTCATGCGGCACACCAGCGGCCTGATCTGCGCCCCGATGCCGCCGGAGACGGTCGGCCGCCTGCGGCTCCGGCCCATGGTCGAGGCCAACGAGGACCCCGCGGGGACGGCGTACACCGTATCGGTGGACGCCGCCGACGGCATCGAGTCGGGGATCTCCGCGGCCGACCGCGCCCACACGCTGCGGGTGCTCGCGGATCCCGCCACCACACCCGGCGGGCTCTGCCGTCCCGGGCACGTCTTCCCCCTGCGGGCCAGGGAAGGCGGCCTCGCCGAACGGCGCGGGCACACCGAAGCCGCGGTGGAGCTCATGCGCCTGTGCGGCCTCACCCCGGTCGCGGTGATCAGCGAGGTGTGCAACGACGACGGAACCGTCTCCAGGCTGCCCGAACTGCGCGCGTTCGCCGACCGGCACTGGCTGAAGGTCGTCTCCATCGAGCAGGTCGCCGCGTTCGTGCCGCAGGTCGTCCACTGA
- a CDS encoding glycoside hydrolase family 43 protein — translation MKVVTLVVALLCALGLFPAAAVADNPIVQTIYTADPAPLVYNGRVYLYTGHDEDGSTNFTMKEWRVWSSADMVNWTDHGSPLNLASFSWASANAWAGQTVYRNGKFYWYVPMTVRATGAMGIGVAVSTSPTGPFSDALGHPLVANGEFDPTVFVDDDGQAYLYWGNPHLWYVKLNADMISYSGGVKQIPLTTAGFGTRPGNTSRPTLFEEGPWVYKRNGLYYNVFAAKCCSEFIGYSTAPGPTGPWTYRGTVMPTQGASFTNHPGVIDFNGNSYFFYHNGALPGGSGYTRSVAVEKFSYNADGSIPTITMSTAGAPQVGTLNPYTRQEAETIAFESGVETEPSTEGGMNVGYLENGDWIKVKGAAFGSGARSFTARVASAASGGRIELRLDSTGGTLAGTCTVGGTGGWQTWTSVSCPVTGATGTHDLYLRFTGGSGYLFNVNWWQFAA, via the coding sequence GTGAAAGTCGTCACCCTCGTCGTTGCGCTGCTGTGCGCTCTCGGACTGTTCCCGGCCGCGGCCGTGGCGGACAACCCGATCGTCCAGACGATCTACACCGCCGACCCGGCACCGCTGGTGTACAACGGCCGGGTCTACCTCTACACCGGCCACGACGAAGACGGCTCGACGAACTTCACCATGAAGGAATGGCGGGTGTGGTCGTCGGCGGACATGGTGAACTGGACCGACCACGGATCGCCGTTGAACCTGGCCAGTTTCTCCTGGGCGAGCGCCAACGCCTGGGCGGGCCAGACCGTCTACCGCAACGGCAAGTTCTACTGGTACGTCCCGATGACGGTCCGGGCGACCGGCGCGATGGGCATCGGCGTGGCCGTGTCGACCAGCCCGACCGGGCCGTTCAGCGACGCGCTCGGGCACCCGCTCGTCGCCAACGGCGAGTTCGACCCCACGGTGTTCGTCGACGACGACGGCCAGGCCTACCTGTACTGGGGCAACCCGCATCTGTGGTACGTGAAGCTCAACGCCGACATGATCTCCTACTCCGGCGGGGTGAAGCAGATCCCGCTCACCACCGCCGGGTTCGGCACGCGGCCGGGGAACACCAGCCGGCCGACCCTGTTCGAAGAAGGCCCGTGGGTCTACAAGCGCAACGGCTTGTACTACAACGTGTTCGCGGCGAAGTGCTGCTCGGAGTTCATCGGCTACTCGACCGCGCCCGGCCCCACCGGACCGTGGACGTACCGCGGGACGGTCATGCCCACCCAGGGCGCCAGTTTCACCAACCACCCGGGTGTGATCGACTTCAACGGGAACTCGTACTTCTTCTACCACAACGGTGCTTTGCCGGGCGGCAGCGGCTACACGCGCTCGGTGGCCGTGGAGAAGTTCTCCTACAACGCCGACGGCTCCATCCCGACCATCACCATGAGCACCGCGGGTGCGCCACAGGTCGGCACGCTGAACCCGTACACGCGGCAGGAAGCGGAAACGATCGCCTTCGAGTCCGGCGTCGAGACCGAGCCCTCCACCGAAGGCGGGATGAACGTCGGCTACCTCGAGAACGGGGACTGGATCAAGGTCAAGGGCGCCGCTTTCGGCTCCGGCGCCCGGTCCTTCACCGCCCGAGTCGCCTCCGCGGCGTCCGGCGGCCGGATCGAGCTGCGGCTGGACAGCACCGGGGGCACCCTGGCCGGCACCTGCACGGTCGGCGGCACGGGTGGCTGGCAGACCTGGACGAGCGTGTCCTGCCCGGTGACCGGAGCCACCGGCACCCACGACCTGTACCTGCGGTTCACCGGCGGCAGCGGTTACCTGTTCAACGTGAACTGGTGGCAGTTCGCGGCCTGA
- a CDS encoding arabinofuranosidase catalytic domain-containing protein, with amino-acid sequence MKTRWRKSLQTAGAAVALAAGALAGPAAPAQAATQGPCDLYAAGGTPCVAAHSTTRALYGAYNGALYQVRRASDNATRDVGLLSAGGVANAATQDSFCAGTTCLITVIYDQSGRGNHLTQAPPGGFQGPAAGGYDNLANAAAAPITVGGQKAYGVFVAPGTGYRNNNATGTATGDQPEGMYAIFDGTHYNGGCCFDYGNAERNSRDNGNGTMEAIYFGNIKVWGYGAGNGPWIMADLENGLFSGINQRYNANDPSISHRYLTAIIKGGPNHWAIRGGNAQSGGLSTFYDGARPNVSGYNPMRKEGAIILGTGGDNSIGSAGTFYEGVMTSGYPSDATENAVQANITAAGYGTGGSGTTTGPLHAVGAGKCLDVPGSTTTPGTQLQIYSCSGQANQSWTRTSSNQLTVSVGGQTLCLDASGNGTSAGTKVVTWSCHGGANQQWTVNSNGTVTGAQSGLCLDVTSASTANGALVELWTCNGGSNQQWTLG; translated from the coding sequence ATGAAGACACGATGGAGAAAGTCACTGCAGACTGCGGGTGCGGCGGTGGCGCTCGCCGCGGGCGCGCTGGCCGGTCCGGCCGCGCCGGCGCAGGCCGCCACGCAGGGGCCGTGCGACCTCTACGCCGCGGGCGGCACGCCGTGCGTGGCCGCGCATTCGACCACGCGGGCGCTGTACGGCGCCTACAACGGTGCCCTGTACCAAGTCCGGCGGGCGTCCGACAACGCGACGCGGGACGTCGGCCTGCTGAGCGCCGGCGGCGTCGCGAACGCCGCGACCCAGGATTCCTTCTGCGCTGGGACGACCTGCCTGATCACCGTGATCTACGACCAGTCCGGCCGAGGCAACCACCTCACGCAGGCCCCACCCGGCGGGTTCCAGGGGCCGGCCGCCGGCGGGTACGACAACCTCGCCAACGCCGCGGCCGCCCCGATCACCGTGGGCGGGCAGAAGGCCTACGGCGTCTTCGTGGCTCCCGGCACCGGGTACCGCAACAACAACGCCACCGGCACGGCGACCGGTGACCAGCCGGAGGGCATGTACGCGATCTTCGACGGCACGCACTACAACGGCGGCTGCTGCTTCGACTACGGCAACGCCGAGCGCAACAGCCGGGACAACGGCAACGGCACGATGGAGGCCATCTACTTCGGCAACATCAAGGTGTGGGGCTACGGCGCCGGGAACGGCCCGTGGATCATGGCCGACCTCGAGAACGGCCTCTTCTCCGGGATCAACCAGCGCTACAACGCCAACGATCCCAGCATCAGCCACCGCTACCTGACCGCGATCATCAAGGGCGGACCCAACCACTGGGCCATCCGCGGCGGCAACGCGCAGTCCGGTGGCCTGTCGACCTTCTACGACGGCGCTCGCCCCAACGTGTCCGGGTACAACCCGATGCGCAAGGAAGGCGCGATCATCCTCGGCACCGGTGGCGACAACAGCATCGGCTCCGCGGGGACGTTCTACGAAGGCGTGATGACGTCCGGCTACCCGTCGGACGCCACGGAGAACGCGGTGCAGGCCAACATCACCGCGGCCGGCTACGGCACCGGCGGCAGCGGCACCACGACCGGGCCGCTGCACGCGGTGGGCGCCGGCAAGTGCCTCGACGTCCCGGGCTCCACCACGACCCCCGGCACCCAGCTGCAGATCTACAGCTGCTCCGGCCAGGCGAACCAGAGCTGGACCCGCACGTCGTCGAACCAGCTGACGGTCTCCGTCGGCGGGCAGACGCTCTGCCTGGACGCCTCGGGCAACGGCACCAGCGCCGGGACGAAGGTGGTGACCTGGTCCTGCCACGGCGGGGCCAACCAGCAGTGGACCGTCAACTCCAACGGCACGGTCACCGGCGCCCAGTCCGGGCTGTGCCTGGACGTGACGAGCGCGTCCACGGCCAACGGCGCGCTGGTCGAACTGTGGACGTGCAACGGCGGCAGCAACCAGCAGTGGACGCTGGGTTGA
- a CDS encoding ricin-type beta-trefoil lectin domain protein — protein MFRTLPRMLVAAVVLAAGVVAAAAPAEAATSITINGGSAGRTFDGVGAVSGGGGNSRLLIDYPEPQRGQILDYLFKPGYGAALQILKVEMGGDTNSTSGAEPSHAHFRGDLDCNRGYEWWLMEQAKARNPGIKLVGLPWGAPGWIGNGTFFSDDLTGYYLSWLGCAKQHGLTIDYLTSVQNEKQWSADWTVTLRNALNANGYSAVKVISGDSWPGDWGPASAISTNTAYRNATDVLSAHYTCGYLSAQTSCSVPASVIGTGKTLWSSENGSQDYNDGAKPLARGINRVYLDGKMTAYLNWDLIAATTPNIPWPTVGLILANQPWSGFYSVGKDAWALAHTTQFTAPGWKYLDASSGYLGGNRANGSYVTLRSPSTGDYSTIVETMDATAAQTLNLNVTGGLSTGQVHVWATNLNSNNPADHFGHTADITPSGGAFSLTAQPGYLYTITTTTGQGKGTAASPAQGSLNLPYSDDFDGYAKGKEAKYLMDMEGAFETSACGAGRSGTCVRQAAPQKTIPWKKFVDPYALLGNVAWSTYTVNADVLLEKPGSVQLLGRVGSQDTGNQGAVNAYYLRISDAGAWSIQRNNTSQQVTTLRSGTATALGTNSWHKLSLGFSGSTITASLDGAVLGTVTDSTFPAGQVGIGTSTGETAQFDNLAVTGSGGGSTSVLRNAASSRCLDVPNVSQTNGTQVALWDCNGGGNQQWTLTSGKQLLVYGAKCLDAEGASTSAGTRAIIWDCTAGTNQQWNANADGTITGVASGLCLGPGGTGNSAPVTLQACTGSSAQKWARS, from the coding sequence ATGTTCCGAACCCTGCCGCGGATGCTGGTTGCCGCCGTCGTCCTGGCCGCCGGTGTGGTGGCCGCGGCCGCGCCGGCCGAGGCCGCCACGTCGATCACGATCAACGGCGGTTCGGCGGGCCGCACGTTCGACGGTGTCGGCGCGGTCAGCGGCGGGGGTGGCAACAGCCGCCTGCTGATCGACTACCCCGAGCCGCAGCGCGGCCAGATCCTCGACTACCTCTTCAAGCCGGGCTACGGCGCCGCGCTGCAGATCCTCAAGGTGGAGATGGGCGGGGACACCAACTCCACCAGCGGCGCGGAGCCGAGCCACGCGCACTTCCGCGGCGACCTCGACTGCAACCGCGGCTACGAGTGGTGGCTCATGGAGCAGGCCAAGGCGCGCAACCCCGGCATCAAGCTCGTGGGCCTGCCTTGGGGCGCGCCGGGCTGGATCGGCAACGGCACTTTCTTCTCCGACGACCTGACCGGCTACTACCTTTCGTGGCTCGGGTGCGCCAAGCAGCACGGGCTCACCATCGACTACCTCACCAGCGTCCAGAACGAGAAGCAGTGGAGCGCGGACTGGACCGTGACCCTCCGGAACGCGCTCAACGCCAACGGGTACAGCGCGGTCAAGGTCATCTCCGGCGATTCGTGGCCGGGGGACTGGGGGCCCGCGAGCGCGATCTCGACCAACACGGCCTACCGCAACGCCACCGACGTGCTGAGCGCCCACTACACCTGCGGATACCTCAGCGCGCAGACGTCGTGCAGCGTTCCTGCCAGCGTCATCGGTACCGGAAAGACGTTGTGGTCCAGCGAGAACGGCTCGCAGGACTACAACGACGGCGCCAAGCCGCTGGCCCGCGGCATCAACCGCGTCTACCTCGACGGCAAGATGACCGCGTACCTCAACTGGGACCTCATCGCCGCGACCACGCCGAACATCCCGTGGCCGACCGTGGGCCTGATCCTCGCCAACCAGCCGTGGTCGGGCTTCTACTCGGTCGGCAAGGACGCCTGGGCGCTGGCGCACACCACGCAGTTCACCGCGCCCGGCTGGAAGTACCTCGACGCCTCGAGCGGCTACCTCGGCGGCAACCGCGCGAACGGCAGCTACGTCACGCTGAGGTCCCCGAGCACCGGTGACTACAGCACGATCGTCGAGACCATGGACGCCACCGCGGCCCAGACGCTGAACCTGAACGTCACCGGCGGGCTCTCGACCGGCCAGGTGCACGTGTGGGCGACCAACCTGAACTCGAACAACCCCGCGGACCACTTCGGGCACACCGCCGACATCACGCCGTCCGGAGGGGCGTTCTCCCTGACCGCGCAGCCCGGTTACCTGTACACGATCACGACCACCACCGGACAGGGCAAGGGAACCGCGGCCAGCCCGGCGCAGGGTTCGTTGAACCTGCCCTACAGCGACGACTTCGACGGGTACGCGAAAGGCAAGGAAGCCAAGTACCTGATGGACATGGAGGGCGCCTTCGAGACGTCCGCCTGCGGTGCCGGCCGCTCCGGCACCTGTGTGCGCCAGGCCGCGCCGCAGAAGACGATTCCCTGGAAGAAGTTCGTCGATCCCTACGCCCTGCTGGGCAACGTGGCCTGGAGCACCTACACGGTCAACGCGGACGTGCTGCTGGAGAAGCCCGGGTCGGTCCAGCTGCTCGGCCGGGTCGGCTCGCAGGACACGGGCAACCAGGGCGCGGTGAACGCGTACTACCTCCGGATCAGCGACGCCGGCGCGTGGTCGATCCAGCGCAACAACACCAGCCAGCAGGTCACGACCCTGCGCAGCGGCACGGCGACGGCGCTGGGCACGAACAGCTGGCACAAGCTGTCACTCGGGTTCTCCGGCAGCACCATCACCGCTTCCCTCGACGGCGCCGTGCTCGGCACGGTCACCGACAGCACCTTCCCGGCCGGCCAGGTCGGGATCGGCACGAGCACGGGGGAGACCGCCCAGTTCGACAACCTCGCCGTGACCGGTTCGGGCGGCGGGTCGACGTCGGTGCTGCGCAACGCCGCTTCGAGCCGGTGCCTCGACGTCCCGAACGTGTCCCAGACCAACGGCACCCAGGTCGCGTTGTGGGACTGCAACGGCGGCGGCAACCAGCAGTGGACGCTCACGTCCGGGAAGCAGCTGCTGGTGTACGGCGCCAAGTGCCTCGACGCGGAGGGCGCGAGCACGTCGGCCGGTACCCGGGCGATCATCTGGGACTGCACGGCCGGCACGAACCAGCAGTGGAACGCGAACGCCGACGGCACGATCACCGGTGTCGCATCAGGACTGTGCCTCGGTCCGGGCGGCACCGGGAACAGCGCACCGGTGACCCTGCAGGCCTGCACGGGCAGCAGCGCCCAGAAGTGGGCTCGGAGCTGA
- a CDS encoding alpha-L-fucosidase, translating to MPEFSRRTMLGLITVSGAATAGLLRGGAAWATAGPSSYTPSWSSVDQHPPAAEWFQDAKFGIYFHWGVFSVPAFGNEWYPRNMYVSGSGENNHHKAVYGDPSAWPYHNFVNGARDKAGNWVQFAPKLKSAGGNFDPAEWAQLFADAGAKFAGPVAEHHDGFSMWNSAVNEWNSVAKGPRLDLVRLHADAIRARGLKFMVSLHHAYHFTGFYDHVPSQPDASLRKLYGQLGSAAENQLWYDKLAEVVDGYQPDLLWQDFNLPRVDESRRLNFLSYYYNKAVAGNKDVVATYKDGFNNRGEVFDFERGGPGDIQNPYWLTDDSISSSSWCYTVGIGYYSMKAMLHSLIDRVSKNGTMLLNIAPMADGTIPSGQRTILLGIGDYLARFGESIYATRAWSAYGEGPTQMGGGSFTTPREGTNRDIRFTRSKDNTVLYATVMGWPGGTLDIATLASGRITLGSLNSVQLLGATAGSYTDLPDRTQDGSGLHIRLPSVPFSAPAYVVKLTFSGQIPALGSGPVPTGWVRIANVTTGLVLDSGGNVAAGSVLKQWSYDGSTNLHWQLADLGTGYHRIVNRTNGMVADSGGRTGNGVTAVQAAWTGSDNQQWRLAALGNGRYQIVNRATGTALDGAGSTAAGSAVVLWAPNGSTNNQWTVTAV from the coding sequence ATGCCCGAGTTCAGCCGTCGCACGATGCTGGGTCTGATCACCGTGAGCGGCGCGGCGACAGCCGGCCTCCTGCGCGGCGGGGCCGCGTGGGCCACCGCCGGGCCGAGCAGCTACACGCCCTCCTGGTCGTCGGTCGACCAGCACCCGCCCGCGGCGGAATGGTTCCAGGACGCCAAGTTCGGCATCTACTTCCACTGGGGCGTCTTCAGCGTCCCCGCGTTCGGCAACGAGTGGTACCCGCGGAACATGTACGTCAGCGGGTCCGGCGAGAACAACCACCACAAGGCCGTGTACGGCGACCCGTCGGCGTGGCCGTACCACAACTTCGTCAACGGAGCCCGCGACAAGGCGGGCAACTGGGTCCAGTTCGCCCCGAAGCTCAAGTCCGCGGGCGGGAACTTCGACCCGGCGGAGTGGGCGCAGCTGTTCGCCGACGCCGGCGCGAAGTTCGCCGGACCCGTCGCCGAGCACCACGACGGCTTCTCGATGTGGAACAGCGCCGTCAACGAGTGGAACTCCGTCGCCAAGGGGCCGCGGCTGGACCTGGTGCGGCTGCACGCCGACGCGATCCGGGCCCGTGGCCTGAAGTTCATGGTGTCGCTGCACCACGCCTACCACTTCACCGGCTTCTACGACCACGTGCCTTCGCAGCCGGACGCGAGCCTGCGCAAGCTGTACGGCCAGCTGGGCTCGGCGGCGGAGAACCAGCTCTGGTACGACAAGCTGGCCGAGGTCGTCGACGGCTACCAGCCGGACCTGCTGTGGCAGGACTTCAACCTGCCCCGCGTCGACGAGTCGCGGCGACTGAACTTCCTTTCGTACTACTACAACAAGGCCGTCGCGGGGAACAAGGACGTCGTCGCGACCTACAAGGACGGCTTCAACAATCGGGGCGAGGTGTTCGACTTCGAGCGCGGCGGGCCAGGGGACATCCAGAACCCGTACTGGCTGACCGACGACAGCATCTCCAGCTCCAGCTGGTGCTACACGGTGGGGATCGGGTACTACTCGATGAAGGCGATGCTGCACTCGCTGATCGACCGCGTCAGCAAGAACGGCACGATGCTGCTGAACATCGCGCCGATGGCCGACGGCACCATCCCTTCGGGACAGCGGACGATCCTGCTCGGCATCGGCGACTACCTCGCCCGCTTCGGAGAATCGATCTACGCGACCCGGGCGTGGTCGGCTTACGGTGAGGGCCCGACGCAGATGGGCGGCGGATCGTTCACGACACCCCGCGAAGGCACCAACCGGGACATCCGGTTCACCCGCAGCAAGGACAACACGGTCCTCTACGCCACGGTCATGGGCTGGCCGGGCGGCACGCTGGACATCGCGACGCTCGCCTCGGGCCGGATCACCCTCGGTTCGCTGAACTCCGTGCAGCTGCTCGGTGCCACGGCCGGGTCGTACACCGACCTGCCCGACCGCACCCAGGACGGCTCCGGGCTGCACATCCGGCTTCCGTCAGTGCCGTTCAGCGCCCCGGCGTACGTGGTGAAGCTGACGTTCTCCGGCCAGATCCCGGCCCTGGGCTCGGGTCCGGTCCCCACGGGCTGGGTGCGGATCGCCAACGTGACCACGGGTCTGGTGCTCGACAGCGGCGGGAACGTCGCGGCCGGGTCGGTGCTGAAGCAGTGGTCCTACGACGGTTCGACCAACCTGCACTGGCAGCTGGCCGACCTGGGCACCGGCTACCACCGGATCGTCAACCGCACCAACGGCATGGTCGCCGACAGCGGCGGCCGGACCGGCAACGGCGTCACCGCCGTCCAGGCCGCGTGGACCGGGAGCGACAACCAGCAGTGGCGGCTCGCTGCCCTGGGCAACGGCCGCTACCAGATCGTCAACCGGGCCACCGGCACCGCGCTCGACGGCGCGGGCAGCACGGCGGCCGGCTCGGCCGTGGTCCTGTGGGCCCCGAACGGCAGCACCAACAACCAGTGGACCGTCACGGCCGTCTGA
- a CDS encoding HAD family hydrolase: MPDATVFDLDDTLVDSAATWNHVIGTVAARHGHTWTPRDWAAIQGTSTGSWSGYLARRCRGLTAGDAVTQCVEGMVWEVGRGGFGLVPGAADLVAAATALGPVGLVSASPRRYVEAAVTACGLVPHLATVVAGEDVVRGKPAPDPYLLAAHRLGVAPARCLAVEDSASGIRSAHAAGMTVLAIPNATTAADFAVLELAHHHATDARIAAKTLRTLAAVAG, translated from the coding sequence ATGCCCGACGCCACCGTCTTCGACCTCGACGACACCCTCGTCGACAGCGCGGCCACGTGGAACCACGTCATCGGCACCGTCGCGGCCCGCCACGGCCACACCTGGACGCCGCGGGACTGGGCCGCGATCCAGGGCACCAGTACCGGTAGCTGGAGCGGCTACCTGGCCCGCCGGTGCCGGGGCCTCACCGCCGGTGACGCCGTCACGCAGTGCGTCGAGGGCATGGTCTGGGAGGTCGGCCGCGGGGGATTCGGCCTGGTGCCCGGAGCGGCGGACCTGGTCGCCGCGGCGACCGCACTCGGTCCGGTCGGCCTGGTTTCCGCGTCGCCGCGGCGCTACGTCGAGGCGGCCGTGACCGCCTGCGGGCTCGTGCCGCACCTCGCGACGGTCGTGGCCGGCGAAGACGTCGTGCGCGGCAAACCGGCCCCCGACCCGTACCTGCTCGCGGCGCACCGCCTCGGCGTGGCCCCGGCGCGGTGCCTCGCGGTCGAGGACTCGGCGTCCGGGATCCGCTCGGCCCACGCCGCCGGGATGACCGTGCTCGCCATCCCCAACGCGACGACGGCCGCCGACTTCGCGGTGCTGGAGCTCGCGCACCACCACGCCACGGATGCGCGCATCGCCGCGAAGACGCTCCGCACGCTCGCCGCCGTTGCCGGCTAG
- a CDS encoding endo-1,4-beta-xylanase, with translation MTTSPSRWRSALAATCLTAASLVLFPGTAGAASTLGAAAAQSGRYFGAAISTSHLGESAYVNTWTAEHNGVTPENEMKWATVEPNRNQFNFGPGEQIVSQGRAKGMKIRGHTLVWHGQLAGWVSGLDASNLRSAMQNHISQVAGHWKGQLYAWDVVNEAFEENGTRRQSVFQQKLGDGYIEDAFRAARTADPNAKLCYNDYNTDGVNAKSTGIYTMVRDFKSRGVPIDCVGFQSHLGSNSGLGSYQANLQRFADLGVDVQITELDVGGSGSGQANVYRQVTQACMAVTRCTGITVWGVTDKYSWRSGDTPLLFDGNYGKKQAYTAVLDVLNGGGNGGGGTGAVRAAAANRCLDVPASSTAAGTSLQIWDCHGGTNQQWTRTSSGALTVYSGDSQRCLDTAGGGTAAGTAAVIANCTGGTGQRWTSNANGTVTNGQSGLCLDVKGAATAGGTAVIIWTCNGGANQQWTGPAA, from the coding sequence ATGACCACCAGCCCATCCCGGTGGCGGAGCGCGCTCGCCGCCACCTGCCTCACGGCGGCCTCCTTGGTGCTGTTCCCCGGCACCGCCGGAGCGGCGAGCACCCTCGGCGCCGCGGCGGCGCAGAGCGGGCGGTACTTCGGCGCCGCGATCTCCACGAGCCACCTCGGCGAGTCGGCCTACGTGAACACCTGGACGGCGGAGCACAACGGCGTCACGCCCGAAAACGAGATGAAGTGGGCCACGGTCGAGCCGAACCGGAACCAGTTCAACTTCGGGCCGGGCGAGCAGATCGTCAGCCAGGGCCGGGCCAAGGGGATGAAGATCCGCGGCCACACGCTGGTGTGGCACGGGCAGCTGGCCGGGTGGGTGAGCGGGCTCGACGCGAGCAACCTGCGGTCCGCGATGCAGAACCACATCAGCCAGGTGGCCGGTCACTGGAAGGGCCAGCTCTACGCGTGGGACGTCGTCAACGAGGCGTTCGAGGAGAACGGCACCCGACGGCAGTCGGTGTTCCAGCAGAAGCTCGGTGACGGCTACATCGAGGACGCGTTCCGCGCCGCCCGCACGGCCGACCCGAACGCCAAGCTCTGCTACAACGACTACAACACCGACGGTGTGAACGCGAAGAGCACCGGGATCTACACCATGGTCCGGGACTTCAAGAGCCGGGGCGTGCCGATCGACTGCGTGGGCTTCCAGAGCCACCTCGGCTCGAACTCCGGTCTCGGCAGCTACCAGGCGAACCTGCAGCGCTTCGCCGACTTGGGCGTCGACGTGCAGATCACCGAACTGGACGTCGGCGGTTCGGGTTCCGGCCAGGCGAACGTGTACCGCCAGGTCACCCAGGCGTGCATGGCCGTCACCCGCTGCACCGGCATCACGGTCTGGGGCGTCACGGACAAGTATTCGTGGCGCTCGGGCGACACACCGCTGCTGTTCGACGGCAACTACGGCAAGAAGCAGGCGTACACCGCCGTCCTCGACGTGCTCAACGGCGGTGGCAACGGCGGCGGTGGCACCGGCGCGGTCCGCGCCGCGGCCGCGAACCGGTGCCTGGACGTGCCCGCGTCGTCGACCGCCGCCGGTACGTCGCTGCAGATCTGGGACTGCCACGGCGGGACGAACCAGCAGTGGACCCGGACGAGCTCCGGGGCGCTGACCGTCTACTCGGGTGACTCGCAGCGCTGCCTGGACACCGCCGGCGGCGGGACGGCCGCCGGCACCGCGGCGGTGATCGCGAACTGCACCGGCGGCACCGGCCAGCGGTGGACGTCGAACGCCAACGGCACCGTCACGAACGGCCAGTCGGGCCTGTGCCTGGACGTCAAGGGCGCCGCGACCGCCGGCGGCACCGCCGTGATCATCTGGACCTGCAACGGCGGGGCGAACCAGCAGTGGACCGGGCCGGCGGCCTGA